The genomic window TGCTAGGTGCCTTAGCATACTTTTGATTTTTCGTTCTTCGGCATGCCAACGcactagcttagcttgttccTTATTCGCAAACATTCTCTTCATGCGCTCCACAATTGGGAGATACCACACCACCTTTGCGGGGCCTCCCATCTTTGGCTTACTTCCTTCACTTTCACTCTTTGCTCGTTTATATCTAGATGCCCCACAGACAGGGCAGACATTCAAGTCAGCGTATTCCTTTTAATACAAAATGCAGTCGTTCGGACAAGCATGAATTCTTCTGACCTCCAGGCCCAACGGACATAATACTTGCTTCGCTTCATATGTCGTCTGCGGTAAATTGTTCCCCTTTGGCAACAGGTCCTTTAACAGCTCAAgaagttctgtaaaactcttgtcGGACCAGCCATTACTAGTCTTAAGCTTCATGAGTTCCAACACGCATGACAACTTGCTGTGCTTTGACTTGAACCATCATACAAGGGCATCTGACAATATTCCACCAACTtactaaacttctcaaaatctctgCCGTTGTCCTCTGCGTCTTCAATGTCATGCAACATTGTAGATAGACATTGAGTGTCCAAATATATGGTCTCTCCACCTAACGGAGAAGGTATGAACATGCCTTCTCGAGCTGCGGCGGTGTTCTCTACATCCTGATCAACACTTCTTCAGCTGCGACATCAGGcgcctcttgctctccatgcttggtacagcaggtatatttctttatgaatccattcattatcaAATGAGAATGCACTTCTGAGCTATCAAGGATCATCTTTTCATTCTTACGGTCCCTACATGGACACAATATGTACATGCTCATCCTACTTTTTCTGTCATTCTCCGCAAATGTGACAAATTCAGTGACCCCCTCACTATACTCTGTAGACGAACGATGAACATGGTATATCCAACTACGATCCATTTGAAATCAACAACataggaagaaaaatatatgatgatcgataTATTGAGAATGAAGGGaagaataatgtgttttttaccttgaattttagcaaaaattCGCCCCTCTTGCCCTCCAAACCGATTTGTGAACATTGAACTGGTCGGAATGGAAAGCAGTTGGTGgtttggggggtatttatagacccaacacaCCTTAAACGGGTTAGGGAAaaaaagcccgtcaaaggtattgGTCATACATTTGACGGGCTTCAATTGAGTTGCCCATCACAGGTAAGTCGATACCTGTGATGGGCTGGGAtgaaaacccgtcacaggtgacgcCCATCACCTGTGACGGTTTGTAATGATGAGACCTGTCACAGGTAAGGtcatacctgtgacgggttggAGAAAAAACCCGTTACTGCCTCACCTGTGACAGCTTTGTCttgcggcccgtcacaggtgaggtgaTACCTGTGATGGGCCGCGTCCAGatgcctcaccgatgacggcatcccgtatgacccgtcaaaggtgacggtCATCAGTGATCATTTGCtttgcccgtcacaggtatctcGTTAGAGGTGTGAGGATCTGGCATAGTGTCTCCCTGCTATACAACCTCTCTctacccttctcttctgatcatgcagcagcaacagcagcagggcCACTGCAGCAGCACCAGCAACAACCCTAGCAGCAGCAGTCGCATGGCATCAGTAGCAGCAGCAATAAGCAAAAACCAGACCGCGGCAACAGCAGCCAGCCGCAGAccacggcagcagcagcaacaaaccATCAGATCAGCAACGATAGAAGAAGGAGCAGCCGCAGGAACTCACCGGAAAGAAGGAAAACGGAAAGAAAACACCGGTTGTGATGGATGACGATGGCTGCGGCCTCCAGCTATGGCCGTGGTGGCAGCGCAAGGACAGCGGCGGCAAGAGCGCAGGAGCGGCTAGGGCTAGGGCTGGCTGTAgcgatagtttttttttttgtttctttttttttgttagttatATAAAGAGACAAAAGGAGATGATGGCCTCTTGCACTACCCCTTTTTATATTGCCGAATTTAGTTTCGacgtgatgtcctcatcaggtTGGGAACATGGCTGTTCTTCATTTCCAGCATTGCTGCATGTTCGTGGCGCGTTTCCCAGCTATCTGGCTAGCTACAAATTCGCATCGATTGGACGGACGATGCCACAAACTCCACCGTATTGGTGATACCGACTGTGTCACCATCCAACAATCCAACAggcaaatttaaatattttcagAAATATTATATTCCTGCAACGTAAAATCGTGAAAACAAATTTATGAAAACTTCCATGTCAAAACTGTATATGAACGGTGGCCTATAACCGTACGTACATGAAAACTAAAAAATGGTAAGGCACCAGAGATCaagattttgtttttgtcaCAACAAACCAAGAGCAACGTTTTCTCAATACAAATCATTAGATGTTACAAAACATGGCACACCAAATTCTTATTGGAAGAACAATTCGAGCGGAACAAAGATATGCGGACCTCAAGTTTTTCTGGATTCTAAGTCAAAACACAGTGCACTTGATGGGTTTGATCAGGCAATGCAATCCAGACCAAGGCAACCAATCCACAGGCTGCAGACAACTTTCCTCATCTGAAAAATTGGCAGATTGTCATTAATTAACTGCGACACAACGCACAACATAATTAAGTTAGATGGACGGCGGAAGTGAGGCTAGTGTTTACAATATATATTTCCACCTAGCAcgccaacatttttttttcaaggggaAATAGCACGAGGGTGTGCCTTTTCATTAAACATAGTGGAGTAAAATACAGCCCCTACGGCAAGGAAAGGTAAAAAGCACTATACTCTACACAGTGTCAGGTAAAAGATCACTTAAGTGCTTTGCTCCTGCTACTGCTATGTCCACGCCGAAAATAGCCTGTCTTACGATCAAAGGTTGGACGACATAACTAATATAGCGCATCAACTGAGTTTGTGCTCGTTGCCGCGGTAACAAGAGACGTTACTCCCTTGATATTCTCCATAGAGTCCCAATCCATTTTATGCACAGGTGGCAACCTTggccgccgcaccaccacctccgcctccatccCTTCTTCTCCTCACCACCGCCCGACTAGGCCGCCGGAAACCGCACGGCCACAAGAACGGTGGCAGTTGGGCCTTTCTCACGAGGTCATGGGGTCGAAGTCCACGACCCGCCTGGATCCGGGGCAGCgatggccgtggcggcgctggGCTGGAGCCGAAAGGGACAACAAGGTTCGGTGGTGTCGACCAGGGCGACaacggcgaggcggcgtcgcCGGATTTGGCGTCCACTGGCTAGATCCAGCTACCTCTCGTGTGAATCTGACCTCCTTGGTGCGGAGGCCGTTCCTGAGCCGGCAGTTGTGACGTGGCGGTGGGGCGCGATTGCGTGGCGGCGGGACAAGGTAGGAAGGGCGCGGCAGCATGGGAGGCCAATTCCCGTGCACGTAGCGGTGATGAGGCCGGAGGGCTGACTCATCGTGGAGGCGTTCAGCTGACAGGGGTAGGCTGACGCGGGGACGACGTGCGTGCCATGGCATGGTGTGTTGGGCGAAGCTTTGGTGGCGGCAGGATGGATGAGGCGGTAGCGATGCGGACAGGTGGCCTATGGTGACTCATGTAGCCCGACCAAGGCGGCGACAACGCTGGCGCTGTGCGCTGGGCGTTGCAGGCCTAGGATGGGTTCTGATCCAGACGCTAGTCCTCCTGTGGTGGCTGCGTTGAAGGATTGCGGTTGGTGGTGACTTCTATGTCCAGTAGGAGACTAAACACGGGGGTGCAGAAAAGATTACGGGCGAATGCAAAGTCTCTCCGGATCAGCAACGGTGACGCACACATGTTTCATTTTCCCCGGGGGCGTTGTTGAGTGATCTCTCCTATCATCTAATGGATTCCTCTATGTGAAAACCATGTCCTGAATCCTAGGACGAGCGGCGGTGGCACTCTCGGTGTGGTACCTTCCTGAAGGCGTCGTTtaggtaatatttttttttaggatgTTGCTTTCCTATCTTTTAATAGCGGGTTCTGGTTTTAAACGCGTGGTGTggttgcatttttctttttcatgctaTAACCTTTCAGGTCTAtagacttgtattttttttctactctattAATACTAAATGTCGCACTATCTTATACGTGTTGtttaaaaacatgtatatactGCTGTACGTACCTTTCTACGTTTCGGGTATATCAGCGGTTGCGGCACCTTGTACAGGTCCTCATCCACAGCCTTGTCGCCAACCTTACGCTTCGTCCCGTACGCCCCAACAGCTCTCCATTGCATCATCTCCTCGGCAACATTATCCCACTGCTTCTGTGCCAATTCCCTCCTAATCACCTTGCCATGAGCTGCTCCGCGCGGAGCAGGCGGCCAGGCGTCGAAAGGCACGACGAGCCGCCGTTTGCAGTTGCCGTCGCTGCGGCGGTTGGCGCGCCTGATCAGGCGGTCCTGGATGGCTAGGTCGAAGCACTGCGTGATGGGCAGGTCGTCGTCGCGGTAGTTCCACGCGCCGAACGCCGGGATGTGGCACCCGGACATCACCTTCTTCTCCAGACAAATATATTCATGATAAATAATATCAGTCAATGGCATATATTCTGTTACCAGAGAGAGGAATAAATCAAGTGGTAACGAGCTAGTTTCTTTGTTTGCTCGTCCTGTGTTTGTTGGAGACTTACCTCCATCTCCATCCTAGCTCTCTCTACTTTTGTTTTCCCCTCTTAATTTCGTAATTCTATGGGATGGGAGATAGGATGAGATGAGAAAAGATGATCTCAGCTGGCCATCGTACTATCTAGGTTTGGTGCAGGTAGTGTTGCTGGCAGGAAAGTGGTGCGGTGTGTCGTGCAGATATAGCATACTGGTCATGCATTTCGTCGTGGGTTGCCAGCTCGCATGCATGCAGCCGGAGCGTGTGCTATTTATTGCTATTGCACAGGTCTCTGTTCGTGTCTTGGTCGTCGTACGTCACCAATTTGCAAGTACCTGCATGCTTAGGATTTATCTTGATGCTGCAGTCTGCACTTCAGAAATATAGCTAAGCAGGGAATTAATTTAAGCTAGCACTAGTACTTACATACATAACATAGTACTAGGAACTATGTgttattgattctttttttcagaatattttatgataatttagatAACATACAAGAGGTGCTGTTGTAAAATGGACTTccatctatttatacccaagattCAAACGAAAGTACATACGTTTTATGTATAGTTTCTTTGTCGATGACTTTTTAAAAAGAGTATGTTTACCTGGACACTGCTGTAAAAGTGACCTTTGCTAGGTGGTGTAAAAACCACATTAGTCCCGATTTAAATAGGAAcaaggactaaagatcatctttagctcCGGTTGAAAAGTCCACCGTCACTTgatgatctttaatcccgattAGTGTTATcaaacgggactaaagattattttttccCGCTTCAGAAAGTGTTTGTCCCCCTATTATTTTTAGGACTAAAATCGACACATATTATATAATCCCTCGCACTTATTCTCAAGCAAACACCTCTTCCCTTATTCTCCTCCTCATTTTAACTTTCTCCTCCTACCCTTTCTTATCATCTCTCTGTCCTCTCTCTTATTCTCTCCTTTAAAGGAAGCGAGCGAGCAGCTAGCAAGCCGGCGGATTCGGGCAGCGCGGATGTCTATTTAGTTGATTTGTACGTGATTCTATTGATTTGTAGGTGATGTCTATGGATCTGTAAATTTATGATGTGAATTTGAGTATGTTCATTTGATCTGTGAATTTAtgaatgattttgtgatgtttttatatatgtggatgattttgttgttgagttcGGTTTGGAACCAATAtgcaaacaataaaaaaaacattgaaaaaaaaaacctttttagTCCCAGCAGTGAGGCTACTTAATTTCCAACTACATCAGACAATATGAGTGCTCCCTTGACGATTGATACGATGGTACTCACGTCAATTGCTGACCTCTTTTTAAGTGCAGTGGCGGGGAGACATGGATGcgaagggtgtgtttagttcacgttaataTTGGAACtgtggttaaaattgaaacgatgcgacgaaaaagttaaaagtttgtgtgtgtaggaaagttttgatgtgatagaaaagttggaagtttgaagaaaaagtttgtaacttgtgtttagttcacgtcaaaattaaaagtttgattgaaattggaatgatgtgatggaaaagttgaaattttATGTGTctgaaaagttttgatgtgatgggaaagttgaaagtttgaagaaaaagttaggaacaaaccatactccctccgtctcataataggtgacgtttttgactttttatttgcaacgtttgatcattcattttatttgaaaaattagtgtaaatataaaaaaagataagtaatatgtaaagtacttttaataatgaagaaaatgacaaacaaaataaataataattttaaatttttttaaataaaacgaatgatcaaacattgacaaaaaaaacttaaaaagataagtcatatgggacagaggtagtacctCAGTGCAAGATGTGCAATCCCCTGCAGCTGCAGTTTGCAGGGACGGTGAATCCTGCCTCCAATAACTACTTGGGCCAACATTTATGAGGTATAGGTTGGCTTGCGTGCATGCCCCACCAACCGGCAGCCTGCACAGCTATCGTCCATGGTGCACTCAATGAACACAGAAATTTGATCTGCAGCACTAAATTTAATACGTCCAGCTTTTTTTGTTTCATGTAATAACAGCTAAATACCGGTTAATTAATTCTACCGGGTACTTTCTTTCCTTTACTATATGCTTCAGCACTGCAAAGTATATTAGATATCATTATGTGCTCTTCCCTTTAAtccttttcaaactgttaactGACTAATGATGATTAGGATATTGATATGTGTTGCAAAGAAAATTACGGGAGCATATTTTTATGTACTTACGAGAATGGAATCAAAAGTTCCATTACACAATATCATAGCCCCATTAAGTTATAAACATTTGCGTACACAAATACTTATCTCTATATATAAAGCCCATGTTCAAAACATTTCCATTAACATTATACACATATCTGAAATTCCTTCGAAAATCACATATGTATTAATTAGTTGGAGCCTCAATTTGAAACATTTGCATTAAACATTTCTACCTCTCCTAATTCCCCATTTCCCAAAATTcaacatacacatatatatctcaaaaaaaaaaggtaaatgtGATTGTGTTTTACCTACATTACCCGGTGAGTGGGATTTTGAAAGTTCAATTGGGTTTACCATCCTCAAATCATCGTGCCTGTAATAGACATAATAATAGTAACTATTCAAATACATTACACATAAAATAACCTTACATAATTCTTCGACAATCCATGCATACACTTGGTTTCTACTTCTTTGAAGGTAATTTGTTCTTCGAAGTACTGGAAGGCGTAGAGGAGTGTACTATTGGTAGCGAGGTGCTTGTTGTGGTAACCGCGgtaagtcttccagggtttcaTGCGAAACAGTTCTTAATTGTGACAATCAAAACCAAGCACCTATAGCCCACCATTAAGCCATATTTTAGTTCTTAATTGTCATGGTCAGATGTTTCGAGATCACAGCTAAATAATGTGATTATCCTATTAAGTGAGCTACTGGTAATTAAGCATAGCTAAGCATATCGTGATTCTAGCTAGAGATAGGAGCTAGTCAAGTTATCACCAATGTTTGACAAAGGATTAGATATAATGTGAACATGGCagaagcgagcagataggttgTCCCTATTCCCACATgcaattagcaaaacatgcaattTATTGCAAAATGCTAAAACATTTCACAAATAAgattcaacatgctcaaggaggAATGTGTGACTTGACTCGCTTCTTCGATCAATCTGCCGAACTCTTTCCCTCGCGGTCACAATCTGtcgaaacgacggattctacaagCTGGCACGCAAAATGTGGAATAACTC from Oryza glaberrima chromosome 6, OglaRS2, whole genome shotgun sequence includes these protein-coding regions:
- the LOC127777908 gene encoding uncharacterized protein LOC127777908, with amino-acid sequence MEMEKVMSGCHIPAFGAWNYRDDDLPITQCFDLAIQDRLIRRANRRSDGNCKRRLVVPFDAWPPAPRGAAHGKVIRRELAQKQWDNVAEEMMQWRAVGAYGTKRKVGDKAVDEDLYKVPQPLIYPKRRKMRKVVCSLWIGCLGLDCIA